In Nicotiana tabacum cultivar K326 chromosome 21, ASM71507v2, whole genome shotgun sequence, one DNA window encodes the following:
- the LOC107827937 gene encoding vascular-related unknown protein 1-like: protein MEGPKTSSSMNNFEAATNQEESGWTTYLDDFSLMNQRENRSSNSEDDSFGNPSLLSDAASHVKRLNLKKPRNKKISDPDLEDTASSPVNSPKVSSFKQMDINYRRTENNSGNFLGNEGSSRQIIQEMQNVERGHSISFENNGYTDLKKKGLCLVPLSMFVNYKG, encoded by the exons ATGGAAGGTCCAAAGACTTCTTCATCTATGAATAATTTTGAAGCTGCAACAAATCAAGAAGAGAGTGGATGGACGACTTATTTGGATGATTTTTCATTAATGAACCAAAGGGAAAATAGATCATCTAATTCTGAGGATGATAGTTTTGGCAACCCTTCTTTGCTATCTGATGCTGCTTCTCATGTTAAGAGATTGAATTTGAAGAAGCCAAGAAATAAGAAAATCTCTGATCCTGATTTGGAAGACACTGCTAGTTCACCTGTCAACAGTCCTAag GTAAGCAGTTTTAAGCAGATGGACATCAATTACAGAAGAACAGAAAACAATAGCGGAAACTTTCTG GGAAATGAAGGAAGCTCAAGACAAATAATCCAAGAAATGCAGAATGTAGAGAGAGGCCACAGCATATCTTTTGAAAATAATGGCTATACTGACCTGAAGAAGAAAGGACTTTGTCTTGTGCCTTTATCCATGTTTGTCAACTACAAGGGCTGA